Proteins co-encoded in one Cytobacillus sp. NJ13 genomic window:
- the rpsD gene encoding 30S ribosomal protein S4, producing the protein MARYTGPSWKLSRRLGISLSGTGKELEKRPYAPGQHGPNQRKKLSEYGLQLQEKQKLRHMYGVNERQFRNLFDKAGKMPGKHGENFMILLESRLDNVVYRLGLARTRRQARQLVNHGHIMVDGSRVDIPSYRVAPGQTITLREKSRSLDIVKEAIEVNNFVPDFVSFDADKLEGTFTRMPERSELPAEINESLIVEFYSR; encoded by the coding sequence ATGGCTCGTTATACTGGTCCAAGCTGGAAATTATCCCGTCGTCTTGGAATCTCTCTAAGCGGAACTGGTAAAGAATTAGAAAAGCGTCCTTACGCTCCTGGACAACATGGTCCAAACCAGCGCAAAAAATTATCTGAATACGGATTACAATTGCAGGAGAAGCAAAAGCTTCGTCATATGTACGGAGTAAATGAGCGTCAATTCCGCAATTTATTCGATAAAGCTGGCAAAATGCCTGGTAAGCACGGTGAAAACTTCATGATTCTTCTTGAATCACGCCTTGACAACGTGGTTTACCGTTTAGGTCTTGCACGCACTCGCCGTCAAGCTCGTCAGCTAGTTAACCATGGTCACATCATGGTTGATGGATCTCGCGTTGATATTCCATCATACCGCGTAGCACCTGGTCAAACAATTACACTTCGCGAAAAATCTCGCAGCCTTGACATCGTTAAAGAAGCAATCGAAGTAAACAACTTCGTACCTGACTTCGTATCTTTCGATGCAGACAAGCTAGAAGGAACTTTCACTCGCATGCCTGAGCGTTCTGAACTTCCAGCTGAAATCAACGAATCTCTAATCGTTGAATTCTACTCTCGTTAA
- a CDS encoding diguanylate cyclase: protein MDTLERQIILNLKSRFFDIIDTENGFFHYEKLVNEMLSAIKALTGADEITLYVFNEWKQEFFAEAATNPDALLSPAFSGDLKRWANKNRELQSLGTEIKGEQIMIPLVKRGQLLGCMILTGESGCFHSYPENVFQELSEECGQFLAKAQGLAKIASEEKRYKQLYRVTEKFHSSMDMDMVLGEIIYTLQEMYPTFTYYLLLSQDNNNHGDLPIRDLEYDSENIAAMQAYVTGAVQFEDSLQEMRSVLYAPLKGKQGVYGVLQVIAPNTIIFPKNEIEFITLLANTAGSALENAQLYQQSKRLIADLQLINETSHRLNSNLRLTETMNFMADQILHSFDAEEAGFILISSDSADVNIIQGSTEFFQTKEAEIYIQYIKTKIIKEKESLFIGDFSLQFEGMASFYKSIMAVPMTQSGVLKGFALVMHSSPYHFSFETFKLLQSLIHHSTLAFTNSMLREELEKMVVTDHLTKLYSRSYLDDRIHQSMNEDHEGTFMLVDIDDFKLVNDTYGHQVGDEIIIQVANLINSNIRSTDIGARWGGEELALYLPGVSLPAGLLIAERLVRKVCQITDPQVTISCGVSYWSRGKNDSYAALFKRADKALYTAKNTGKNKVIIESAADSFI from the coding sequence ATGGATACACTTGAACGCCAAATCATACTTAATTTAAAAAGCCGATTTTTTGACATTATCGATACGGAGAACGGTTTCTTTCACTATGAAAAATTAGTGAATGAAATGCTTTCTGCCATTAAAGCCCTTACCGGAGCTGATGAAATAACTCTGTACGTCTTTAATGAATGGAAGCAGGAGTTTTTTGCAGAAGCTGCCACGAACCCGGATGCTTTGCTTTCACCTGCTTTTTCAGGTGATTTAAAAAGATGGGCTAACAAAAATAGAGAGCTGCAGAGTTTAGGCACTGAGATTAAGGGAGAACAAATCATGATTCCTCTTGTAAAGAGAGGTCAGCTGCTGGGATGCATGATTTTAACAGGTGAATCAGGCTGTTTTCACTCCTATCCAGAAAATGTATTTCAGGAGCTTAGCGAAGAATGCGGGCAATTTCTTGCTAAAGCTCAGGGTCTCGCCAAAATTGCATCTGAAGAAAAACGCTATAAACAGCTGTATCGAGTTACAGAGAAATTCCATTCCTCAATGGATATGGATATGGTGCTGGGGGAAATTATTTATACTTTGCAGGAAATGTATCCTACGTTTACCTATTACCTTCTGCTGTCCCAGGATAATAATAATCATGGGGATTTGCCCATTAGAGACCTTGAATATGACAGCGAAAACATCGCGGCCATGCAGGCATATGTCACAGGGGCTGTTCAATTTGAAGATTCCCTGCAGGAAATGCGCTCTGTCTTATATGCTCCATTAAAAGGGAAACAGGGGGTTTATGGAGTGCTTCAGGTCATAGCTCCTAATACCATCATATTCCCTAAAAATGAAATTGAATTTATCACGCTTCTGGCCAATACTGCAGGCAGTGCACTGGAAAATGCGCAGCTTTATCAGCAATCCAAGCGATTGATAGCGGACCTTCAATTAATTAACGAAACATCCCACCGCCTGAATTCGAATTTGCGCCTGACAGAAACCATGAACTTCATGGCGGATCAGATTCTGCATTCCTTTGATGCTGAAGAAGCCGGTTTCATCTTAATATCTTCTGATAGTGCCGATGTGAATATAATCCAGGGCAGCACTGAATTTTTTCAAACCAAAGAGGCAGAAATCTATATTCAGTATATAAAGACAAAGATCATTAAAGAGAAAGAGTCTCTTTTTATTGGGGATTTTTCTTTACAGTTCGAGGGAATGGCCAGCTTTTACAAATCCATCATGGCTGTGCCAATGACCCAATCTGGAGTATTAAAGGGGTTTGCCCTTGTCATGCATAGTTCTCCTTATCATTTTTCGTTTGAAACATTCAAGCTGCTCCAATCTTTGATTCATCATTCCACACTTGCCTTTACCAATTCAATGCTAAGAGAAGAGCTTGAAAAGATGGTTGTAACGGATCATTTAACAAAGCTATATTCGCGAAGTTATCTGGATGATCGGATTCATCAGTCCATGAATGAAGATCATGAAGGAACATTTATGCTTGTAGATATAGATGATTTTAAATTGGTAAATGATACATACGGACATCAGGTTGGCGATGAAATCATTATTCAAGTTGCCAATTTAATAAACAGCAATATCCGCAGCACTGATATAGGTGCAAGATGGGGCGGAGAGGAGCTGGCTCTTTACCTGCCAGGTGTTTCATTGCCGGCGGGATTGCTTATTGCTGAACGGCTTGTCAGAAAGGTATGTCAAATCACTGATCCCCAAGTAACCATTTCATGCGGTGTATCGTATTGGAGCAGGGGGAAAAATGATTCATATGCTGCGCTGTTTAAACGGGCTGACAAGGCATTATATACCGCCAAAAATACAGGGAAAAATAAAGTGATCATTGAGTCGGCTGCAGATTCATTTATCTAG
- the megL gene encoding methionine gamma-lyase → MDRKHRFNFETQVIHEGYDAERFKGSLAPPIFQTSTFTFETAQQGEKRFSGEEEGYIYSRLGNPTVKMLEERMAALEKGEAALAFGSGMAAVSAVLFALTKTADHILCSQGVYGCTFGLLEMMDEKYKISHDFSAMESKQQLLDEIKPETACIYVETPINPTMKLVDLKMVAEAAREKGIPVVVDNTFCSPYLQNPIELGCDIVIHSATKYIGGHGDVVAGLVIGSKEFLDKVSMTTQKDIGGIISPFDAWLLLRGLKTLAVRLDRHCDNAEQLATYLLEHPKVEKVYFPGDSNNADFEIAQKQMRRPGGMISFTLKGDKETAQEFMNRLNLIKIAVSLGDAETLIQHPATMTHAVVPKESREKMGIEDTLLRLSVGLESWEDIRDDLSQALEGA, encoded by the coding sequence ATGGATAGGAAACATCGGTTTAACTTCGAGACGCAGGTCATCCATGAAGGATATGATGCTGAAAGGTTCAAGGGGAGCCTCGCACCGCCAATATTCCAGACGTCAACTTTTACATTTGAGACAGCACAGCAGGGAGAAAAGCGTTTCTCGGGTGAAGAAGAAGGCTATATCTATTCCCGTCTGGGAAATCCAACAGTTAAGATGCTTGAAGAAAGAATGGCCGCTCTGGAAAAAGGAGAAGCAGCCCTTGCTTTTGGGTCTGGTATGGCTGCAGTTTCAGCTGTCCTGTTTGCTTTAACAAAGACAGCTGACCATATTTTATGTTCTCAGGGAGTTTATGGCTGTACATTTGGGCTCCTGGAGATGATGGATGAAAAGTATAAAATCAGCCATGATTTTTCAGCTATGGAATCAAAGCAGCAGCTGCTTGATGAAATTAAACCGGAAACTGCCTGTATATATGTTGAAACTCCAATAAATCCAACAATGAAATTAGTGGATCTGAAAATGGTTGCAGAAGCAGCGAGAGAGAAAGGAATTCCAGTTGTAGTTGATAATACTTTCTGTTCGCCATATTTGCAGAATCCGATAGAACTGGGCTGTGATATTGTCATTCATAGTGCGACAAAATACATCGGGGGTCATGGTGACGTAGTTGCCGGGCTTGTAATTGGGTCTAAAGAATTTTTAGATAAAGTCTCCATGACGACTCAAAAAGACATTGGAGGCATTATTTCACCTTTTGATGCCTGGCTGCTTCTGCGCGGGTTGAAAACACTTGCAGTCAGACTCGACAGGCATTGTGACAATGCGGAACAGCTTGCAACATACTTATTGGAGCATCCAAAGGTAGAAAAAGTTTATTTTCCAGGAGACAGCAATAATGCAGATTTTGAAATTGCACAAAAACAAATGAGGAGACCTGGCGGGATGATTTCTTTTACTCTAAAGGGGGATAAAGAGACTGCTCAGGAATTTATGAACCGGCTGAATCTAATTAAAATTGCTGTGAGCCTTGGAGATGCTGAGACATTGATTCAGCACCCTGCTACGATGACTCATGCAGTGGTTCCAAAGGAGTCACGTGAAAAGATGGGCATTGAAGATACTCTGCTGAGGCTTTCAGTTGGACTTGAATCGTGGGAAGATATCAGGGATGATCTGTCCCAGGCACTCGAAGGAGCCTAA
- a CDS encoding GAF domain-containing protein gives MFSVESYKGTREENYQLLIKQLSALLEGETNSIANLSNASALLNQFLDRTNWVGFYLMEEGELVLGPFQGLPACVRIPLGKGVCGTAAKQMETFRVEDVHQFPGHIACDAASQSEIVIPLVKEGNLLGVLDIDSPEKNRFDELDQKYLEDFSEVLVSFL, from the coding sequence ATGTTTAGTGTCGAATCATACAAGGGAACCCGTGAAGAAAATTATCAATTATTGATTAAACAGCTCTCTGCTCTTCTTGAAGGAGAAACAAACAGCATTGCCAATCTAAGCAATGCATCAGCACTTCTTAATCAATTCCTGGACCGTACAAACTGGGTAGGGTTTTACTTGATGGAAGAAGGCGAGCTGGTTCTTGGGCCATTTCAGGGTCTGCCGGCATGTGTAAGAATCCCCCTTGGTAAAGGCGTTTGCGGGACAGCTGCCAAGCAAATGGAAACATTCCGTGTAGAAGATGTCCATCAATTCCCTGGCCATATCGCCTGTGACGCAGCTTCGCAGTCTGAAATCGTCATTCCGCTTGTCAAAGAGGGCAATCTTCTTGGTGTGCTGGATATTGATTCACCAGAAAAAAACCGGTTTGATGAACTTGACCAAAAATACCTTGAAGACTTCTCGGAAGTGCTTGTATCATTCCTTTAA
- the refZ gene encoding forespore capture DNA-binding protein RefZ translates to MKKNSKEAIVSAAISLFNTKGFSGTSIRDIAGKAQTNPANIAYYFDNKHGLLEYCFTAFFEGYIQEIERGFSFLEQGAALSLKKIAQNIMAYQFEHSHLTRLILREISIDSQVVREIMSTYLAKEKFYFGKVLERGMKTKEFRIHSANYTIVQLKGLLSMPFLNTHYMAEVLHVFPHEKYFADKYTKEIFNWVDGVLCNHAGKPYAAVL, encoded by the coding sequence ATGAAAAAAAATTCAAAAGAGGCAATTGTGTCGGCCGCTATCTCCTTATTTAATACGAAAGGATTCTCTGGGACTTCCATCCGTGATATTGCAGGCAAAGCGCAGACAAATCCGGCGAATATCGCATACTATTTCGATAACAAACACGGGCTGCTTGAATATTGCTTTACTGCATTTTTTGAAGGGTATATTCAGGAGATTGAGAGGGGGTTTTCATTTCTTGAGCAGGGGGCTGCTCTGAGCCTGAAAAAAATTGCGCAAAATATTATGGCTTATCAATTTGAACATAGCCATTTAACAAGATTGATCCTCCGGGAAATTTCTATAGACTCCCAAGTAGTAAGGGAAATCATGTCCACTTACTTAGCAAAGGAAAAGTTTTATTTTGGCAAGGTGCTGGAAAGGGGCATGAAAACAAAAGAGTTTCGTATCCATTCAGCCAATTATACGATTGTCCAGCTGAAAGGACTCCTGTCCATGCCATTTTTGAACACACATTATATGGCTGAAGTTCTGCATGTATTTCCTCATGAAAAATATTTCGCAGACAAATACACGAAGGAGATCTTCAATTGGGTTGATGGAGTCCTATGCAATCATGCCGGAAAACCTTATGCTGCTGTACTCTGA
- the hisJ gene encoding histidinol-phosphatase HisJ: MLKDGHIHTPYCPHGTKDALEDYVEKAINLGFKEISFTEHAPLPEGFEDPAPARDSAMRKEHLEKYFTDISRVKAAYQGKIRINAGLEVDYIEGFEQEIRKFLDMNGKYMDDSILSVHFLKHGSRYECLDYSPDVFGKMIEEYGSIEAVYMNYFRTLLLSIKADLGPFKPRRIGHITLVKKFQKKYPADREFREEINQILDEVQKQDYELDYNGAGFAKPLCKESYPPDWAAEAAAQKGISLIYGSDSHQAKEMGQGLDRMKHL; encoded by the coding sequence ATGCTAAAAGACGGACACATCCACACCCCCTATTGTCCTCACGGGACAAAGGACGCATTAGAAGATTATGTTGAAAAAGCAATAAATCTTGGTTTTAAGGAAATTTCATTTACTGAACATGCTCCGCTCCCTGAGGGCTTTGAGGATCCCGCACCTGCTCGCGACAGTGCGATGCGCAAGGAACATCTTGAAAAGTATTTTACTGATATATCAAGAGTGAAAGCTGCTTATCAAGGAAAAATCAGGATTAATGCGGGGCTTGAAGTGGATTATATTGAAGGCTTTGAACAGGAGATCCGAAAATTTCTCGATATGAACGGGAAGTATATGGATGACTCTATTTTATCTGTACACTTTCTAAAGCATGGGAGCCGCTACGAATGCCTGGACTACAGTCCCGATGTTTTTGGAAAGATGATCGAAGAATACGGTTCAATTGAAGCTGTTTATATGAATTATTTCCGCACCCTGCTTTTATCTATAAAAGCAGATTTGGGGCCATTCAAACCAAGAAGGATTGGGCATATTACCCTGGTTAAAAAGTTCCAAAAAAAATATCCCGCTGATCGGGAATTTAGAGAGGAAATAAACCAAATACTTGATGAGGTACAAAAACAAGACTATGAACTCGACTATAACGGAGCCGGCTTCGCCAAGCCGTTATGCAAAGAGTCCTATCCTCCCGATTGGGCAGCAGAAGCAGCGGCCCAAAAAGGCATTTCACTGATTTATGGGTCCGATTCTCATCAGGCAAAGGAAATGGGCCAGGGCCTTGATAGAATGAAACACCTTTAA
- the ezrA gene encoding septation ring formation regulator EzrA, producing the protein MEYIIGVIVILLCLYLTGYFFKKKHYKEIDRLETWKMDITDRPVLDEMSRVKKLNMTGQTEELFERWRNEWDEIVTSQLPDVEELLFDAEESIDKYRFKNSQEIQQRIEKRLTEIEESIKNLLSELNELVGSEEKNRAEIEELKEMYRQCKKSLLAHRHTFGKSEIILEEQLDEALAKFEEFDEKTEKGNYLEAREILLVIKVLLEDSQAKMEAIPNLMVECQSKIPSQLEELRDGYKEMLDQGYLLDHLQIDKEIERLEEQVTAYAGSIDKAQIEEVQKGVEEIKDNIELLYDLLEKEVHARHYLSQQDDATRNMLYNNKDMNNQLKTEITAIRNSYHVPDKDLEIQIHLEKKITQLFKKFEVLEHKINSGSTPHTVLREELAEIKEHIEEISDEQTAFAEMLQALRKDEMSAREKVKELSKKVAETIRLISKNNVPGVSQEYKYLIQDAKESIDNVLAKLDEKPLNIPAVQQYLEVAVLTVDKAADSVSDMIETILLAEKVIQYGNRYRSRYPSIDKGLMEAEASFRNYEYKTALEQAAASIEEVEPGAIKRIEEMITEH; encoded by the coding sequence ATGGAATACATAATTGGAGTTATAGTCATTCTTTTATGCCTATATCTCACGGGATATTTTTTTAAGAAAAAACATTATAAGGAAATTGACAGGCTGGAAACATGGAAGATGGACATAACGGACCGCCCTGTTCTAGATGAGATGTCAAGAGTTAAAAAACTTAATATGACGGGGCAGACAGAAGAATTGTTTGAACGCTGGAGAAATGAATGGGATGAGATCGTAACATCACAGCTTCCGGATGTGGAGGAATTGTTATTTGATGCTGAAGAGAGCATCGATAAATACCGCTTTAAGAATTCCCAGGAAATCCAGCAGAGAATAGAGAAGAGATTAACCGAGATAGAAGAAAGCATAAAAAATCTGCTGAGTGAATTGAATGAGCTGGTAGGCAGTGAAGAGAAAAATAGAGCGGAAATTGAAGAATTGAAAGAAATGTATCGCCAATGCAAAAAGTCTCTGCTTGCACATCGCCATACATTCGGTAAATCAGAAATAATTCTTGAAGAACAGCTGGATGAAGCATTAGCCAAATTTGAAGAATTTGATGAGAAAACGGAGAAGGGCAATTACCTTGAAGCTCGTGAGATCCTTCTTGTGATTAAAGTGCTGCTTGAGGATTCTCAGGCTAAAATGGAAGCTATTCCAAACCTGATGGTTGAGTGTCAATCCAAGATCCCTTCCCAGCTGGAAGAGTTAAGGGATGGGTACAAGGAAATGCTGGATCAGGGGTATCTGCTTGATCATCTGCAAATAGATAAAGAAATTGAGAGACTTGAAGAACAAGTAACTGCATATGCCGGCTCTATTGATAAAGCGCAAATCGAGGAAGTTCAAAAAGGAGTCGAAGAGATTAAAGATAATATTGAACTTCTGTATGATCTGCTCGAAAAGGAAGTACATGCCAGACATTACTTAAGCCAGCAGGATGATGCAACAAGAAACATGCTTTATAATAATAAAGATATGAATAATCAGCTTAAGACAGAGATAACTGCTATCCGGAATAGCTATCATGTTCCAGACAAGGATCTGGAAATTCAAATCCATCTGGAGAAAAAAATAACTCAGCTCTTCAAAAAATTCGAAGTGCTGGAGCATAAAATTAATAGCGGGAGTACTCCCCATACTGTCTTGAGAGAAGAGCTTGCTGAAATCAAGGAACACATTGAGGAAATTTCAGATGAGCAGACAGCCTTTGCGGAAATGCTCCAGGCCTTAAGAAAAGACGAGATGTCTGCAAGGGAAAAAGTAAAAGAGTTAAGCAAGAAAGTGGCAGAAACGATAAGGCTTATCTCCAAAAACAATGTGCCTGGAGTTTCCCAGGAATATAAATATTTGATCCAGGATGCGAAAGAAAGCATAGATAATGTGCTGGCTAAACTCGATGAGAAACCATTGAATATTCCTGCGGTCCAGCAATATCTTGAAGTTGCGGTGCTTACTGTCGATAAGGCTGCGGATTCAGTGAGTGATATGATTGAGACGATCCTTTTAGCTGAGAAAGTCATTCAATATGGAAATCGATACAGAAGCAGATATCCATCTATTGATAAAGGGTTAATGGAAGCAGAAGCTTCATTTAGAAACTATGAATATAAAACAGCACTGGAGCAGGCTGCAGCTTCAATCGAAGAGGTCGAGCCGGGTGCGATCAAGAGAATAGAAGAAATGATAACTGAGCACTAA
- the brnQ gene encoding branched-chain amino acid transport system II carrier protein, with protein MENKTLAPKQILAVGLMLFALFFGAGNMIFPPFLGQSAGTNVWTAIIGFLITGVGLPLLGIIAIAKNGDLQTIASRVHPLYGIIFTIIMYLAIGPFFGIPRTGTVAFEIGITPFLSETASKSAYALLAYTIVFFCITAWLSLNPSKLVDRIGNIFTPALLIILAVLVIKSIITPMGELKAPMGAYAEGPFFKGFIEGYLTMDTIAALVFGIIVISSIKGMGVTNKHSLMKICITAGLIAAAGLAAVYLSLAYIGASSMEAIGQFDNGGAVLSAASQYLFGASGALILGLAITVACLTTSVGLVSACAQYFHKLLPKVPYKTIVIILSLFSMVVANIGLTQLIQLSLPILIIIYPLAIVLILLSFMHNAFNGYSAVYIGALIPTGLISFVDGLKTAGMDVSVITDSLQFLPFFAEGIGWIVPAIAGAVIGYFLAIAFGEAKKPIAVND; from the coding sequence ATGGAGAATAAAACATTAGCACCAAAACAAATTCTCGCCGTCGGACTCATGTTATTTGCTCTATTCTTTGGGGCAGGGAATATGATTTTCCCTCCATTCCTGGGACAATCTGCCGGAACGAATGTATGGACTGCTATTATCGGATTTTTAATTACAGGGGTCGGATTGCCGCTATTAGGCATTATTGCCATTGCCAAAAATGGCGATTTACAGACGATTGCAAGCCGTGTACACCCTTTATATGGAATTATTTTTACGATTATTATGTACTTAGCCATCGGACCATTTTTCGGAATTCCGCGTACCGGAACCGTTGCTTTTGAAATAGGGATTACTCCGTTCTTGTCTGAAACCGCTTCCAAAAGTGCATATGCTTTATTAGCTTATACCATTGTCTTTTTTTGCATTACAGCATGGCTTTCTTTGAATCCATCGAAGTTAGTGGATAGGATCGGCAATATTTTCACGCCTGCACTCCTCATAATCCTTGCTGTTCTGGTTATTAAAAGCATCATTACTCCAATGGGCGAATTAAAAGCACCGATGGGGGCATATGCAGAGGGGCCGTTCTTTAAAGGCTTCATTGAAGGCTACCTGACTATGGATACAATTGCAGCTTTAGTATTCGGTATTATTGTTATTAGTTCAATAAAGGGTATGGGTGTGACAAATAAACATTCACTTATGAAAATATGCATTACTGCCGGACTTATAGCAGCTGCTGGTCTTGCGGCAGTATACTTGTCCCTTGCATATATTGGGGCATCAAGTATGGAAGCTATAGGTCAATTTGATAATGGCGGTGCTGTCCTATCCGCCGCTTCTCAATATCTATTTGGCGCTTCGGGAGCATTGATCCTTGGGCTGGCCATTACGGTAGCATGCCTTACCACGTCAGTCGGACTCGTTTCCGCTTGTGCGCAGTACTTTCATAAGCTGCTCCCAAAAGTACCTTATAAAACCATTGTCATCATTCTTTCTCTGTTCAGCATGGTGGTTGCAAACATTGGTTTAACTCAGCTGATTCAACTTTCATTGCCAATCTTAATCATTATTTATCCTCTGGCCATCGTGCTGATTCTGCTTTCCTTTATGCACAATGCCTTTAATGGATACTCTGCGGTATATATAGGGGCTTTAATTCCTACAGGCTTAATTAGTTTTGTGGATGGGTTAAAAACAGCTGGAATGGATGTATCCGTCATCACAGACTCACTGCAATTCCTGCCATTCTTTGCTGAAGGAATCGGCTGGATTGTGCCTGCCATTGCAGGAGCTGTAATAGGTTACTTCCTGGCAATAGCTTTCGGAGAAGCTAAAAAGCCAATTGCTGTAAATGACTAA
- a CDS encoding cysteine desulfurase family protein, which produces MIYLDNSATTKPYKEVLESFIKVSSEYFGNPSSLHEFGGKAERLLMQAREQIAHLLNVKHNEVYFTSGGTESNNLAIKGTALMHRKRGRHIITTGLEHASVKEAMEQLKELGYHISIIPPDKDGIVHAEDIEKEITPETILVSVMHVNNEIGSIQPIKEIGEMLKKHSRVIFHVDHVQGIGKVPLDLYQASVDLCTISAHKFHGLKGNGVLFIRDGLRLSPLFSGGNQEWKIRSGTENVAGIVAMAKALRLTINNMEKHLSRLISIKRYIFEEMNKIEDITVHTPERNSAPHIVNFSIEGFKAEVFVHALEERGIYISTTSACSSKKAAASITLMAMGIPEKDAKSAVRISLSYDNTMEEAEVFAEAVKETVIRLREVMKS; this is translated from the coding sequence GTGATTTATTTAGATAACAGTGCAACGACAAAACCATATAAAGAAGTGCTTGAATCTTTTATAAAGGTTTCTTCAGAATACTTTGGGAATCCCTCTTCCCTGCACGAATTCGGCGGAAAGGCAGAGAGGCTGCTCATGCAGGCACGTGAGCAAATTGCTCATCTGCTGAATGTTAAGCATAATGAGGTGTATTTTACATCAGGAGGGACAGAGAGCAATAATCTTGCAATAAAAGGAACGGCTTTAATGCATAGGAAAAGAGGCCGCCATATTATCACAACTGGATTGGAACATGCTTCAGTGAAGGAAGCGATGGAGCAGCTGAAAGAATTGGGCTACCACATTTCCATCATTCCACCGGATAAAGACGGTATTGTCCATGCTGAAGACATTGAAAAGGAAATTACACCGGAAACTATTTTAGTCTCAGTTATGCATGTAAATAATGAAATTGGTTCCATTCAGCCAATAAAAGAAATTGGAGAGATGCTGAAGAAGCATTCGCGAGTGATATTCCATGTAGATCACGTCCAGGGAATCGGAAAGGTTCCTCTTGATCTTTATCAAGCCAGCGTGGATCTGTGTACGATTTCAGCTCATAAATTCCACGGTTTAAAAGGGAATGGGGTTTTGTTCATTCGAGATGGTCTTCGTCTTTCACCGTTATTCTCCGGGGGCAATCAGGAATGGAAAATAAGAAGCGGCACAGAAAATGTAGCTGGCATTGTAGCAATGGCAAAGGCGCTAAGGCTTACAATAAATAATATGGAAAAGCATTTGAGCCGGCTTATATCTATTAAAAGGTATATTTTTGAGGAAATGAATAAAATTGAGGATATTACTGTCCATACCCCCGAAAGAAACTCTGCTCCTCATATTGTGAATTTTTCCATAGAAGGATTCAAAGCAGAGGTATTTGTCCACGCTTTAGAAGAGCGCGGGATTTATATATCAACTACAAGTGCCTGCTCTTCAAAGAAAGCTGCTGCCAGCATCACCTTGATGGCTATGGGAATCCCTGAAAAAGATGCGAAAAGTGCAGTCCGGATCAGCTTATCTTATGATAATACAATGGAAGAGGCAGAGGTTTTTGCTGAGGCAGTAAAAGAGACCGTCATAAGGCTAAGAGAGGTAATGAAATCATGA